The Anabaena sp. WA102 genome contains a region encoding:
- a CDS encoding ABC transporter ATP-binding protein, with amino-acid sequence MNSVVDNPDSQQNPLDKQPVVLTSELRKVYRTGFWLNQKVVSLKNCSLQVYPGETFGLLGPNGAGKTTLLKLLLGIIRPTSGRGLLLGKPIGNAKVKQHIGYLPENSYLYEYLSGWEFLQLTAGLFQIPQKLQRQRIPQLLELVGLSQADARKKQMRRYSKGMLQRVCMAQALINDPDLVFLDEPMSGLDPLGRYQMREIILALKASGKTIFFNSHVLSEVEQICDRVAILDQGELICCGSLNELLGNQNTYHVKGQGGDGEILRKWIGNLEFRSDGSWQGILQEDYYDFLSSLRLMGGKVITMNLSRQSLEEFFIHQIQIRNHPLN; translated from the coding sequence ATGAATTCTGTTGTAGACAACCCCGATTCTCAGCAAAATCCCTTAGATAAACAACCCGTAGTCCTGACTTCTGAATTGCGAAAGGTCTATCGCACGGGGTTTTGGCTCAATCAAAAGGTTGTATCGCTCAAAAACTGTTCTTTACAAGTGTACCCAGGAGAAACCTTTGGTTTGTTGGGTCCTAATGGTGCGGGTAAAACCACGTTGTTAAAATTATTGTTGGGAATTATCCGCCCTACATCTGGAAGGGGATTATTGTTAGGTAAACCCATAGGCAACGCTAAAGTCAAGCAGCATATTGGCTACCTCCCAGAAAATTCCTATTTATACGAATATCTGAGCGGTTGGGAATTTTTGCAATTAACAGCGGGTTTATTTCAAATTCCCCAAAAGTTACAACGTCAACGCATTCCCCAATTGTTGGAATTAGTGGGATTATCCCAAGCCGATGCTCGTAAAAAGCAAATGCGGCGCTATTCTAAGGGAATGCTTCAGCGCGTGTGTATGGCTCAGGCATTAATCAATGATCCAGATTTAGTTTTTTTGGATGAACCTATGTCTGGACTTGATCCTCTGGGGCGTTACCAAATGCGAGAAATTATTCTTGCTTTGAAAGCATCTGGTAAAACCATATTTTTTAATAGTCATGTATTGAGTGAAGTGGAACAAATTTGCGATCGCGTGGCTATTCTTGATCAAGGAGAATTAATCTGTTGCGGTTCTCTCAATGAACTTTTAGGTAATCAAAACACCTATCATGTTAAAGGTCAAGGCGGAGACGGGGAAATCTTGAGAAAATGGATAGGTAATTTAGAATTTCGGTCTGATGGTTCTTGGCAGGGTATACTCCAAGAAGATTATTATGATTTTCTGTCTAGTTTGAGGTTAATGGGGGGAAAAGTTATCACTATGAATCTGTCACGTCAATCTCTAGAAGAGTTTTTTATCCATCAAATTCAAATCCGAAATCATCCGCTTAATTAG
- the hisB gene encoding imidazoleglycerol-phosphate dehydratase HisB, with the protein MTNKQTHRIASVHRTTGETDVHVTINLDGTGICKVSTGIPFLDHMLHQIASHGLFDLDIQAKGDLEIDDHHTNEDVGITLGQALFQALGNKKGIVRFGNFLAPLDEALVQVALDFSGRPHLSYGLEIPTQRVGTYDTQLVREFFVALVNHSQMTLHIRQLDGINSHHIIEATFKAFARAMRIAVEIDPRRTETIPSSKGVL; encoded by the coding sequence ATGACTAATAAACAAACTCATCGGATAGCTTCAGTTCACCGCACTACTGGTGAAACAGATGTTCACGTTACTATCAATCTGGATGGTACAGGGATATGTAAAGTTTCTACAGGTATTCCTTTTTTAGATCATATGCTCCATCAAATCGCTTCTCATGGGCTTTTTGATTTGGACATTCAAGCTAAAGGTGATTTGGAAATTGATGATCACCACACTAACGAAGATGTGGGGATTACCTTGGGACAAGCTTTATTCCAAGCTTTGGGTAATAAAAAGGGAATTGTCCGGTTTGGGAATTTTCTTGCGCCCTTAGATGAAGCTTTGGTACAAGTTGCTTTAGACTTTTCTGGTAGACCTCATCTCAGTTATGGTTTAGAAATTCCTACTCAACGGGTGGGGACTTATGATACTCAGTTAGTGCGGGAGTTTTTCGTAGCCTTGGTGAATCATAGCCAAATGACGTTACATATTCGCCAATTGGATGGAATTAATTCCCATCATATTATTGAAGCCACATTTAAGGCTTTTGCTAGAGCCATGCGAATAGCAGTGGAAATTGATCCTCGGCGGACAGAAACAATTCCTAGTTCTAAAGGTGTGTTATAA
- the fabI gene encoding enoyl-ACP reductase FabI codes for MLNLSGKNALVTGIANNRSIAWGIAQQLHKAGANLGITYLPDDKGKMEKKVSELVETLSPSLFLPCNVENDEQIQSTFETIRQEWGKIDILVHCLAFAKKEDLTGGFSQTSRSGFNTALEVSTYSLVQLSGAAKPLMTEGGSIITLTYLGAVRAIPNYNVMGVAKAGLEASVRYLAAELGPDNIRVNGISAGPIRTLASSAVGGILDMIHHVEKVAPLRRTVTQLEVGNTAAFLCSDLASGITGQILYVDAGYEIMGM; via the coding sequence ATGCTCAATCTATCTGGAAAAAATGCCCTAGTTACAGGTATTGCCAATAACCGTTCTATCGCTTGGGGAATTGCCCAACAACTACACAAAGCCGGGGCTAATTTGGGCATTACCTACTTGCCAGATGACAAGGGTAAAATGGAAAAAAAAGTTTCTGAATTGGTAGAAACGCTCAGTCCTAGCCTATTTCTGCCCTGCAATGTTGAAAATGACGAGCAAATTCAATCTACTTTTGAAACCATCCGGCAAGAATGGGGGAAAATAGATATTCTAGTGCATTGTTTAGCCTTTGCAAAAAAAGAAGATTTGACCGGAGGTTTTAGTCAAACTTCTCGTTCTGGTTTCAATACGGCTCTGGAAGTTAGCACCTATTCACTGGTACAGTTAAGCGGTGCAGCTAAACCTTTAATGACTGAAGGCGGAAGTATTATTACTCTTACATATTTGGGAGCAGTTCGAGCAATTCCTAACTATAATGTCATGGGTGTGGCTAAAGCTGGTTTAGAAGCCAGTGTTCGCTACTTGGCAGCGGAACTCGGACCCGATAATATTCGCGTCAATGGTATTTCTGCTGGACCTATTCGCACCTTAGCGTCTTCAGCCGTTGGTGGCATTTTGGATATGATTCATCACGTCGAAAAAGTAGCACCACTCCGTCGCACCGTCACTCAACTAGAGGTAGGCAATACAGCAGCTTTCTTATGCAGTGATTTAGCAAGCGGTATTACTGGACAAATCCTGTATGTAGATGCGGGATATGAAATTATGGGGATGTAG
- the ntcA gene encoding global nitrogen regulator NtcA, with translation MIVTQDKALANVFRQMATGAFPPVVETFERNKTIFFPGDPAERVYFLLKGAVKLSRVYEAGEEITVALLRENSVFGVLSLLTGNKSDRFYHAVAFTTVELLSAPIEQVEQALKENPELSMLMLRGLSSRILQTEMMIETLAHRDMGSRLISFLLILCRDFGVPCADGITIDLKLSHQAIAEAIGSTRVTVTRLLGDLREKKMISIHKKKITVHKPVALSKQFT, from the coding sequence ATGATAGTGACACAAGATAAAGCCCTAGCAAATGTTTTTCGTCAAATGGCGACCGGGGCTTTTCCTCCGGTTGTGGAAACATTTGAACGGAACAAGACGATCTTTTTTCCGGGAGATCCTGCTGAACGAGTTTATTTTCTTCTCAAGGGTGCTGTGAAACTCTCAAGGGTGTACGAGGCAGGAGAAGAAATAACGGTGGCTCTGCTGCGAGAAAATAGCGTCTTTGGTGTGCTGTCGTTGCTGACAGGCAATAAGTCTGATCGATTTTATCATGCAGTGGCATTTACTACTGTAGAATTACTTTCAGCCCCAATTGAACAAGTTGAACAGGCACTGAAGGAAAACCCAGAGTTATCAATGTTAATGCTGCGAGGTCTTTCTTCGCGGATTTTGCAGACGGAGATGATGATTGAAACTCTTGCTCACCGTGATATGGGTTCAAGGTTAATTAGTTTCTTGTTGATTCTTTGTCGAGATTTTGGCGTTCCTTGCGCTGATGGTATTACCATTGATCTGAAGTTATCCCATCAGGCGATCGCTGAGGCAATTGGCTCTACTCGCGTTACAGTCACTAGACTGCTGGGAGATCTACGCGAGAAGAAAATGATTTCCATTCATAAAAAGAAGATTACTGTGCATAAACCTGTTGCTTTAAGTAAGCAATTTACTTAA
- a CDS encoding DUF3084 domain-containing protein translates to MATGYILIAAILILGGVIATVGDRIGTRVGKARLSLFNLRPKKTAVIVTIFTGGLISASTLAILFAADGGLRKGVFELEDIQRDLGNKREQLKIAEAQKSQVESELNKAKQEQSQAQEELQKINKSLQAANTKQKTTQAQLNRTLNQQAKTQARLNATQSHLGGIVIQYQQARSELQTLYNQRQTLQTAVEELKAERKRLYAEAKQAIDEAKTVIEKRDRKIVKLDKLIQNRNLEIKQREEVIMTRESRLKELEKQQQFLEQEVARLEKYYQSYRDLRLGKLALVKGQVIAAGLITVDKPDAAQQAIIQILQEANRNANIQLTEPGAIPANKEILRVTKDQVKALVAQIKDGREYVVRIFSAGNYVRGEKQIEFFADAARNQLVFSSGEVLATTTADLKNMTSEQMRQRLDLLISASQFRARNAGIVESVQIEGTFPRFVTQLQQTEQEVEIKAVAAENTYTVGPLRVKLVALLNGQILFST, encoded by the coding sequence ATGGCCACCGGGTACATCCTTATTGCAGCAATTCTTATTTTGGGAGGCGTAATTGCTACCGTTGGCGATCGCATCGGCACACGAGTTGGCAAAGCTCGTCTCTCACTTTTCAATTTACGTCCGAAAAAAACTGCTGTAATTGTGACTATTTTTACAGGCGGTCTAATTTCTGCATCAACTTTAGCAATTCTCTTTGCGGCTGATGGCGGATTGCGAAAGGGCGTATTTGAATTAGAGGATATTCAAAGAGATTTGGGGAACAAGCGGGAACAACTAAAAATCGCAGAAGCGCAAAAAAGTCAGGTTGAGAGTGAGTTAAATAAAGCCAAACAAGAACAAAGTCAAGCACAGGAAGAATTACAGAAAATTAATAAGTCATTACAGGCAGCAAATACTAAACAAAAGACCACACAAGCTCAACTCAATCGCACTCTTAATCAGCAAGCCAAAACCCAAGCCCGACTTAATGCAACTCAAAGCCATCTTGGTGGAATTGTGATTCAGTATCAACAGGCAAGAAGTGAATTACAAACTCTTTATAATCAGCGACAAACATTACAAACGGCAGTAGAAGAGTTAAAGGCGGAACGGAAAAGATTATACGCTGAAGCAAAACAGGCAATTGATGAAGCGAAGACGGTAATTGAAAAACGCGATCGCAAAATTGTTAAATTAGATAAACTTATTCAAAATCGTAACCTCGAAATTAAACAGCGGGAAGAAGTTATTATGACTAGAGAATCTCGCTTAAAAGAATTAGAGAAACAACAACAATTTTTAGAGCAGGAAGTAGCCAGACTAGAAAAATATTATCAGTCCTACCGTGACCTCCGCTTGGGTAAACTAGCCTTAGTAAAGGGTCAAGTAATAGCGGCAGGATTAATTACTGTAGACAAGCCTGATGCAGCACAGCAGGCAATTATCCAAATTCTTCAGGAAGCTAACCGCAATGCCAATATTCAATTAACTGAACCTGGTGCTATTCCGGCTAATAAAGAAATACTCCGTGTCACTAAAGATCAGGTTAAAGCACTAGTTGCACAAATTAAAGATGGTCGAGAATATGTAGTCCGAATTTTCTCCGCAGGTAACTATGTCAGAGGTGAAAAGCAAATAGAATTTTTTGCAGATGCAGCGAGAAATCAACTCGTATTTTCATCAGGGGAAGTGCTGGCTACTACTACAGCGGATTTAAAAAATATGACATCTGAACAAATGCGTCAACGCTTAGATTTACTAATTTCCGCTTCCCAGTTTCGCGCCCGCAATGCGGGAATTGTCGAAAGTGTCCAAATAGAAGGAACTTTTCCGCGCTTTGTTACCCAATTACAGCAAACGGAACAGGAAGTAGAAATCAAAGCTGTAGCCGCAGAAAATACTTATACTGTAGGTCCGCTAAGAGTCAAGTTAGTAGCCCTCTTGAATGGACAAATTCTTTTTAGTACGTGA
- a CDS encoding pre-16S rRNA-processing nuclease YqgF, translated as MTNTQPVILGFDPGRDKCGIAVMGLDRQLFYHQVVLANEAIANIETQLQKFPVSLMVMGDQTTAKKWKQQLNQELSKPTNIILVDERYSTLQARDRYWQMYPPQGITKLLPKGLRQPPRPIDDIVAILLIERYLNRLTDN; from the coding sequence ATGACAAATACACAACCTGTAATTTTAGGATTTGATCCCGGTCGTGATAAATGCGGGATTGCGGTGATGGGATTGGATAGACAACTATTTTATCATCAAGTTGTTTTGGCAAATGAGGCGATCGCTAATATTGAAACACAACTGCAAAAATTCCCTGTATCCTTAATGGTGATGGGAGATCAAACAACGGCTAAAAAGTGGAAACAGCAACTTAATCAGGAATTAAGCAAACCCACCAATATCATTTTAGTTGATGAACGTTATTCCACTTTACAAGCACGCGATCGCTATTGGCAGATGTATCCACCCCAAGGCATCACTAAACTATTACCCAAGGGTTTGCGTCAACCCCCCCGGCCAATAGATGACATTGTGGCCATTCTCCTGATTGAACGATATCTTAACCGACTAACTGACAACTAA
- a CDS encoding DUF3146 family protein, with amino-acid sequence MSAKRLPETTAHVRVTRQSWQQGFLEGEVSAGNFQWHFQWHFRRGELSVKPSQGRALIKEPLGRFLEQQDYQLEPGGDYAFTIRAEL; translated from the coding sequence GTGAGTGCTAAACGTCTGCCAGAAACTACTGCTCATGTGAGAGTTACCCGCCAATCTTGGCAACAAGGCTTTCTTGAAGGTGAAGTTAGCGCCGGTAATTTTCAGTGGCATTTCCAGTGGCATTTCCGTCGGGGAGAACTTTCTGTAAAGCCTTCCCAGGGTCGTGCTTTAATCAAAGAACCTCTAGGGCGGTTTTTAGAACAACAGGACTATCAGTTAGAACCTGGAGGGGATTATGCTTTTACAATTCGGGCTGAATTGTAA
- a CDS encoding AAA family ATPase — MIILCTHNDGGVGKTTLAVHVAGVLINRQDSTLLVDCDDQADFWQFYIDRNPEKLKDWERYENTFGTMKV; from the coding sequence TTGATTATTCTATGTACTCATAATGATGGTGGTGTGGGAAAAACTACCCTTGCTGTTCATGTTGCTGGTGTTCTTATTAACAGACAAGATAGTACACTTCTAGTTGATTGTGATGATCAGGCAGATTTTTGGCAGTTTTACATTGATCGCAATCCAGAAAAATTAAAAGATTGGGAAAGATATGAAAATACATTTGGGACTATGAAGGTTTAG
- a CDS encoding tetratricopeptide repeat protein — MQLSLIKYPILGIINLLLLSINIQPAFSNSPPTLILAQNTNSKAATDSLNQGLQAIQLGKIEAAITAFRQAIKLDPKLAAAHYNLGLALRQSGKLQPAADAFYQATQADSQFALAFANLGGALLEGNNLKLAQDYLNQALKLNPNLGFAHYNMGLLKEQEKNWASAIASFKKARNYSQNAPEPAYHLGICYLQQGKTEQAKAAFNQAIQINPKYAEAHYNLGSILFNQGQLNEALAAFRKSAAANSTYANAYYGAGLVFMQLKQYKEAVQVFQYAQDLYNIQGNLQWVKNSQELLQQLKNLNK, encoded by the coding sequence ATGCAATTATCACTCATTAAATATCCCATCTTGGGAATAATCAATTTGTTATTATTAAGTATTAATATTCAACCAGCATTTTCCAATTCTCCTCCGACTCTAATACTGGCACAAAACACCAATAGTAAAGCGGCTACAGATTCTTTAAATCAAGGGTTACAAGCGATTCAATTGGGAAAAATAGAAGCAGCAATTACCGCTTTTCGTCAAGCTATTAAACTAGATCCTAAATTAGCAGCAGCGCATTATAACTTGGGTTTAGCACTGCGACAATCAGGAAAATTACAACCTGCGGCAGATGCTTTTTATCAAGCTACCCAAGCTGATTCTCAATTTGCTTTAGCTTTTGCAAATTTAGGTGGGGCGCTATTAGAAGGAAATAATTTAAAATTGGCGCAAGATTATTTAAATCAGGCTTTGAAGTTAAATCCAAATCTGGGTTTTGCCCATTATAACATGGGGTTGCTGAAGGAACAGGAGAAAAATTGGGCAAGTGCGATCGCTTCTTTTAAAAAAGCTAGAAACTATAGTCAAAATGCTCCCGAACCAGCATATCATTTAGGTATCTGTTATTTGCAACAAGGGAAAACTGAACAAGCAAAAGCAGCTTTTAATCAAGCAATTCAAATAAATCCCAAATATGCGGAAGCACACTATAATCTTGGCTCAATTTTGTTTAATCAAGGTCAATTAAATGAAGCTTTAGCAGCTTTCAGAAAATCAGCCGCAGCTAATTCTACTTATGCTAACGCTTATTATGGTGCAGGATTAGTTTTTATGCAGTTGAAACAATACAAGGAAGCTGTACAAGTCTTCCAATATGCTCAAGATTTATATAATATTCAAGGTAATTTACAGTGGGTGAAAAATTCCCAGGAGTTATTACAACAATTGAAAAACTTAAATAAGTAG
- the rpoD gene encoding RNA polymerase sigma factor RpoD, whose product MNQANNVLDNIYQPDLEMINPPEIELQALLIEEEDLLLTDDGEIDDFLEPQSDEDDAKSGKAAKSRRRTPIAKKKHYTEDSIRLYLQEIGRIRLLRADEEIELARKIAELLELERARERLCERLERDPRDSEWAAEVSLPLPTFRYRLHVGRRAKDKMVQSNLRLVVSIAKKYMNRGLSFQDLIQEGSLGLIRAAEKFDHEKGYKFSTYATWWIRQAITRAIADQSRTIRLPVHLYETISRIKKTTKLLSQEMGRKPTEEEIATRMEMTIEKLRFIAKSAQLPISLETPIGKEEDSRLGDFIESDGETPEDQVSKNLLREDLEKVLDSLSPRERDVLRLRYGLDDGRMKTLEEIGQIFNVTRERIRQIEAKALRKLRHPNRNSVLKEYIR is encoded by the coding sequence ATGAACCAGGCTAACAACGTACTCGATAATATTTATCAGCCTGACCTAGAAATGATAAATCCGCCTGAGATCGAATTACAAGCACTCTTAATAGAAGAAGAGGACTTATTGCTGACTGATGACGGCGAAATTGATGATTTTTTAGAGCCTCAGTCTGATGAGGACGACGCAAAGTCTGGAAAAGCCGCTAAATCGCGTCGTCGGACACCAATCGCCAAGAAAAAGCACTATACAGAAGATTCAATTCGTCTGTACCTGCAAGAAATTGGACGGATTCGTTTGTTACGCGCAGACGAAGAAATTGAACTAGCGCGGAAAATCGCTGAGTTACTGGAATTAGAACGGGCGCGGGAAAGGCTTTGTGAACGCCTAGAACGCGATCCTAGAGACAGCGAATGGGCAGCAGAAGTATCATTACCATTACCAACCTTTCGTTACCGTCTGCACGTGGGACGGAGAGCGAAAGACAAGATGGTACAGTCTAACTTGAGACTTGTAGTTTCCATTGCCAAAAAATACATGAATCGGGGCTTGTCCTTCCAAGACTTGATTCAAGAAGGTAGTTTGGGTTTGATTCGTGCGGCTGAAAAGTTTGATCACGAAAAAGGCTATAAGTTTTCTACCTACGCTACATGGTGGATACGTCAAGCAATTACAAGAGCGATCGCTGATCAGTCCCGCACTATCCGTTTACCGGTTCATCTCTACGAAACCATTTCTCGGATTAAGAAAACTACCAAACTCCTCTCCCAAGAAATGGGACGCAAACCCACAGAAGAAGAAATTGCAACTCGTATGGAAATGACCATCGAGAAACTGCGGTTTATTGCCAAATCTGCCCAGTTACCAATTTCTTTAGAAACACCTATCGGTAAAGAAGAAGATTCTCGTTTAGGTGATTTCATTGAATCTGATGGTGAAACTCCAGAAGATCAAGTTTCTAAGAACTTGCTGCGGGAAGACCTAGAAAAAGTCCTTGATAGTCTCAGTCCTCGGGAGAGAGACGTTCTCCGACTTCGCTATGGTTTAGATGATGGGCGCATGAAAACTCTGGAAGAAATCGGTCAGATTTTCAACGTTACCCGCGAACGCATTCGCCAAATCGAAGCTAAAGCACTCCGTAAATTACGCCATCCTAATCGCAATAGCGTATTGAAAGAGTATATTCGTTAA